The Actinomadura sp. WMMB 499 genome includes a window with the following:
- a CDS encoding branched-chain amino acid ABC transporter permease produces MLQQAFNGLVGGAFYALLALGLAVIFGMLGVVNFAHGAFYMLGAFGSYVLLDSFGVNFWIALPLVPLVLGVVGVAVERLFIRRLAPLDPLYNFLFTFGLALILQDLVKRQYGVQSQPYPRPSALEGSIDLGLFTYPTYQVFVLAVSLVLCGAVWFVLARTRVGMIVRASTERPELTRALGIDVARWVTPVFGFGIALAGLAGVLAAPMRAVNPLMGADLIVTVFAVVVIGGLGSVFGSVAAGFAVGLVSALGNYYVPSLSQTLVFILMAVVLLWRPAGLFGREEVAL; encoded by the coding sequence TTGCTCCAGCAAGCCTTCAACGGCCTGGTGGGCGGGGCGTTCTACGCCCTGCTCGCCCTCGGCCTCGCGGTCATCTTCGGGATGCTCGGCGTCGTCAACTTCGCGCACGGCGCGTTCTACATGCTCGGCGCGTTCGGCTCCTACGTCCTGCTCGACTCGTTCGGCGTGAACTTCTGGATCGCGCTGCCGCTCGTCCCGCTCGTCCTGGGGGTGGTCGGCGTCGCGGTGGAACGGCTGTTCATCCGCCGGCTCGCACCCCTAGATCCCCTCTACAACTTCCTGTTCACCTTCGGGCTCGCGCTGATCCTCCAAGACCTCGTGAAACGGCAGTACGGCGTGCAGTCGCAGCCGTATCCGCGCCCGAGCGCGCTCGAGGGCTCGATCGACCTCGGCCTGTTCACCTACCCCACGTACCAGGTGTTCGTCCTGGCCGTGTCGCTCGTCCTGTGCGGGGCGGTGTGGTTCGTGCTGGCCCGCACCCGCGTGGGCATGATCGTCCGGGCGTCCACGGAACGGCCGGAACTGACCCGCGCCCTCGGCATCGACGTGGCGCGCTGGGTGACGCCCGTCTTCGGGTTCGGCATCGCGCTGGCCGGCCTCGCCGGCGTGCTCGCCGCGCCCATGCGGGCGGTGAACCCGCTGATGGGCGCCGACCTGATCGTCACCGTCTTCGCCGTCGTCGTGATCGGCGGGCTCGGCTCGGTGTTCGGGTCGGTCGCCGCCGGGTTCGCGGTCGGGCTCGTCTCGGCGCTCGGCAACTACTACGTCCCGTCGCTGTCGCAGACGCTCGTGTTCATCCTGATGGCGGTCGTGCTGCTGTGGCGCCCCGCCGGCCTGTTCGGACGCGAGGAGGTGGCCCTGTGA
- a CDS encoding ABC transporter substrate-binding protein, with translation MKLLGRSAALAAAGALLAGCGAGGPGGGGGKISDDKIVLAVLTDQSGVYADLSGENAVTAVEMAVADFKKKYGDKAVATEIEVVSADHQNKPDIANTKARELYDRQKADIIVDVPTSSAALAVANVAKGKKRIFISVGAATTALTGEQCNKYTFHYGYNSYMLAHGTGTALTKAGSKNWYLVYPDYAFGQDMEKTFSTSVKAAGGTIVKSDPTPFPNDNFSTFLLKAPNLDPKPDVIGAMQAGGDLVNLVKQYNEYKLRDKGVGLAVGLMFLTDIHSLGPKALEGTRFTDFWYWNQNDGNRAWADRFKQETGARPTAVHAGDYSAALQYLEAVQRAGTDASDTVVGELEGHKVDDVFTSTGTIRAQDHLLTHDSYLAEVKPESEVTEPWDYEKIVDTIPAAEAFQRPDPACKL, from the coding sequence ATGAAACTCTTGGGACGCTCGGCCGCGCTCGCGGCCGCCGGAGCCCTGCTGGCCGGCTGCGGCGCGGGCGGACCCGGCGGGGGCGGGGGCAAGATCAGCGACGACAAGATCGTGCTGGCGGTGCTGACCGACCAGTCCGGCGTCTACGCCGACCTGTCGGGCGAGAACGCCGTGACGGCGGTCGAGATGGCCGTCGCCGACTTCAAGAAGAAGTACGGCGACAAGGCGGTCGCGACGGAGATCGAGGTCGTTTCGGCCGATCACCAGAACAAGCCCGACATCGCCAACACCAAGGCGCGCGAGCTGTACGACCGGCAGAAGGCCGACATCATCGTGGACGTGCCCACCTCGTCGGCCGCGCTCGCCGTCGCGAACGTCGCGAAGGGCAAGAAGCGGATCTTCATCTCGGTGGGGGCGGCCACCACCGCGCTGACGGGCGAGCAGTGCAACAAGTACACGTTCCACTACGGCTACAACAGCTACATGCTCGCCCACGGGACGGGCACGGCCCTCACCAAGGCCGGGTCGAAGAACTGGTACCTCGTCTACCCGGACTACGCATTCGGCCAGGACATGGAGAAGACGTTCAGCACGTCGGTCAAGGCCGCGGGCGGGACGATCGTCAAGTCCGACCCGACCCCGTTCCCGAACGACAACTTCTCCACGTTCCTGCTGAAGGCCCCGAACCTGGACCCCAAGCCGGACGTCATCGGCGCCATGCAGGCCGGCGGTGACCTCGTCAACCTCGTGAAGCAGTACAACGAGTACAAGCTGCGCGACAAGGGCGTGGGCCTCGCCGTCGGGCTGATGTTCCTCACCGACATCCACTCGCTCGGCCCGAAGGCCCTGGAAGGGACCCGGTTCACCGACTTCTGGTACTGGAACCAGAACGACGGCAACCGCGCGTGGGCCGACCGGTTCAAGCAGGAGACGGGCGCCCGGCCCACGGCCGTCCACGCGGGCGACTACTCCGCGGCCCTGCAGTACCTCGAGGCCGTCCAGCGGGCCGGGACCGACGCGTCCGACACGGTCGTGGGGGAACTCGAAGGCCACAAGGTCGACGACGTGTTCACCTCCACCGGGACGATCCGCGCCCAGGACCACCTGCTGACCCACGACTCCTACCTCGCCGAGGTCAAGCCGGAGAGCGAGGTCACCGAGCCCTGGGACTACGAGAAGATCGTCGACACGATCCCCGCGGCCGAGGCCTTCCAGCGGCCCGACCCCGCCTGCAAGCTCTGA